In Arachis stenosperma cultivar V10309 chromosome 1, arast.V10309.gnm1.PFL2, whole genome shotgun sequence, one DNA window encodes the following:
- the LOC130980300 gene encoding uncharacterized protein LOC130980300 → MVGCVYKVISKVLVRRMRSVMPGLIGETQSVFVKGQKIHDVTFIPYETVHWLKIRKKEAAVEAVGYGVCYTSFMSILINNSPTKPFKMERGLRKGDPLSPFLFVLVVDVLNRMIEVAVRNGRISPIFVGRDNIELSHLQFVDDTVLFCSSKEENTKNYKRLLCCFELMSGLSLNFEKFNLIPVNYEQQWV, encoded by the exons ATGGTTGGTTGTGTGTATAAGGTGATTTCTAAGGTATTGGTTAGGAGGATGAGATCAGTTATGCCAGGCCTGATTGGAGAGACTCAGAGTGTGTTTGTTAAGGGTCAAAAAATACATGATGTGACCTTTATTCCATATGAAACTGTACATTGGcttaaaataaggaaaaaggaaGCAGCT GTGGAGGCAGTGGGTTATGGAGTGTGTTACACATCTTTTATGTCAATATTGATAAATAATTCACCAACAAAGCCGTTCAAGATGGAAAGAGGTCTGAGAAAAGGTGATCCTCTATCTCCTTTCTTGTTTGTACTTGTTGTTGATGTCTTAAATAGAATGATTGAAGTGGCAGTTAGAAACGGCCGGATATCCCCAATATTCGTTGGGAGAGACAATATAGAATTGTCACACCTCCAGTTTGTCGATGACACTGTGTTGTTCTGTTCTTCAAAGGAGGAGAATACTAAGAACTATAAGAGGCTTCTATGTTGCTTTGAGTTGATGTCGGGGTTAAGtctcaattttgaaaaattcaatTTGATCCCAGTCAATTATGAACAACAGTGGGTTTGA